The following DNA comes from Notolabrus celidotus isolate fNotCel1 chromosome 12, fNotCel1.pri, whole genome shotgun sequence.
TGaattatattaattataaaaAAGGCACAATAGGTCTTTTTACTATCTAACTACATACTCCCctagaaataaaaattaaaaaacggGACCATGCAGAGGATCACCTGTGCCAAGTTGACTTATTTGAGATTTCAGTAAAGTAGgctacacattttttaaaagacaataaaaataaaaatctaacatcaagtttttaaaagttcacacacacaaactctgatACGCCCACAGATCTGTTCAGCTTTCATATGAAAGTCACTTTCCTCTGCTACCTCATTTAATGATCGTTTACGCGCAGTTTGACAGCTCACATGTATGAGGCCTTCAAAGTGTTGGTGACTCATACAGCTGATAGATAGCGTAGGTGCCCTACTATCTTAACTTCATCTGTACCTGTCTCAGGTTTTAGATTTCCCCAGCTGCTGGCCAAAGGAGATTTAATCAGAAGACATTTGGCAcaagagtgagagtgagagagggttCCTGAGAGGTAAGACGACACTGGAAATTCGTCCCACCTTGGATCAGAGAAAGCAACGCACCTCTGTATCAACTCTAAGTGAAGACTAGTAAAGTAGTGATGCTGGGCAGCGAAGGAGAAAGCAGTACCTTTTCATCCACGAAGGAAGCAGCGGATGAGAGGTGTAAGTCTCCGGCTGTGGAAGGAGACGATCCAGCTGCTGGCAGCAGGTACACAGAGCACGGGATGGGTGCTGACCGCTACTACATCCCTCCTACAGTCTCCAAACAGAGCCCAGAAACACCAAACCCTTGCTCTTTCATCCCCTACACTCCCAGTGGGGCGGTTTACAGCCCGTCCAGCGCTGGCAGGTACCCCTCATCTCTCCACCTGGGCTCCGTGTTGCCCCCCGCGGGATTTTCCACCTCCACAGCTGCCCGCAGCCACTTCAGCTCGGCGTACCAGCTCGGGCAGGGCCCCGGCTGCATCTACCAGCCTTACACCGGCTCAGGGTCCGCTCTCAGTAACATCACTTTACCCACAGCCGGCCCCGGAATGAGGCCCCAGGTCTATCTGTGCAACCGGCAGCTGTGGCTAAAGTTCCACCGGCACCAGACTGAGATGATCATCACCAAGCAGGGCAGGTGAGCATGAGCGCTCGAACAGACAAGGATAAAACTCTACTGTGACAACATTGTGATTTATACGAgtaatacttttttaaaaaatataataagtgGGCAACTTTTAGTGagacatttttttgtgaaacGAAATTTTGTTTATGACTTAATTTGATATAGTTACATTTGcacctgtgttgtgtttgcagacGGATGTTCCCGTTCCTGAGTTTTAACATCGCTGGTCTGAGCCTTAACTCACACTATAACGTGTTTGTGGAGGTGGTGCTGGCGGATCCAAACCACTGGAGGTTTCAAGGTGGCAAGTGGGTGACATGTGGGAAGGCGGACAACAGCAGCCAAGGTTCGAAGAAGGGTATTCTAACAGTTGCAACTTTTCAGACATGTTATTTAATTCATTGATTAATTAATACCCAACTTTGTGAATACATTAAATGGAAAAAGAACATCACATTAAGTGACTATTTTCTGTgtgcaaaattaaattaattggTCATGAATACAACTTGTTTTTTGTGCGTAAAAACTTGGAAGATATGTGTGCTTTTTTTATGCACAGGTCAACATACAATATCAGGCTGTGGTTGAGTTTGAGGATTAATATCGATTTCTTTGTGACAGGAAATAAAGTTTACATCCACCCCGAGTCTCCAAACACAGGTGCGCACTGGATGAGACAAGAAATCTCCTTCAGCAAGCTCAAACTCACCAACAATAAAGGAAACCTTCACAGCACTTCGCAGGTAtgccagaaaaataaatcaataataccACCTCTTAAATAGATGTGAATACGTGAATtatcatataaaaaatgttgacataaTTTACGTTCGATTGAGCAGGGACTGAAGTTATATCCAGTACCATTTTGTATTGTTGATATCGTCAATATCTTCCATGTTTCAATGAATCCCGGATAAATCGTGCGTAACGGACGTAATTATGGCGCACTATACATTTTACATGGttattttgtttaaagtgtttgaTTCATggtcaaaagaaaataaaaaaaattcagagcTCACATGAAGCTTTTTTCTGCCAACAGAAGTTATTTAAGGCAGACTTTGAATTAACGTAAATTGTCAGTAGAGTAAATTGGCCATATGTTTTGCGCAAACACTTAAAGGGAAACAATACACTTTTTGCAAAAATTCCACCGGTGACATTAGTGCTTGCTTGTAGtttttaataatatttaatgCATATTTCAAACGATAAAGTTGTTTAAATTGATAACAGTAATTTCATGTTCATATGTAGATGATTGTCCTGCAATCGCTGCACAAGTACCAGCCGAGGCTGCACATCGTAGAGGTGACAGAGGACGAGGTGGAAGACATCGGCAGTGACATGAAGACGCAGAGTTTCACCTTTCCAGAGACTCAGTTTATAGCTGTCACTGCCTACCAGAATACTGATGTGAGCAAGTCACCCCTATCTTTGTCCCATGTCATGATGAAGTTACTGAGCACGCTGATCTTATCATACAATCAGTCCAATGTCTTCGTTTTGTGGTTACAAACTGCTTGTTACATCTTGTTTAAATATAGCTCAAGTATGTTGattgtaatttttaaattgtaatgTAAATGAATTCAGTGGGAAACAGCCCtaaatactttatttacttcTACAGTTTGACACCCATCATTTGTAGAAATGTAAATCATTGTGCTTTGTTGAATGTGTTCTTTCTTATTGCCACAATGTCAGCATGAAGCTTATTCTTACAT
Coding sequences within:
- the eomesb gene encoding eomesodermin homolog b isoform X2 codes for the protein MLGSEGESSTFSSTKEAADERCKSPAVEGDDPAAGSRYTEHGMGADRYYIPPTVSKQSPETPNPCSFIPYTPSGAVYSPSSAGRYPSSLHLGSVLPPAGFSTSTAARSHFSSAYQLGQGPGCIYQPYTGSGSALSNITLPTAGPGMRPQVYLCNRQLWLKFHRHQTEMIITKQGRRMFPFLSFNIAGLSLNSHYNVFVEVVLADPNHWRFQGGKWVTCGKADNSSQGNKVYIHPESPNTGAHWMRQEISFSKLKLTNNKGNLHSTSQMIVLQSLHKYQPRLHIVEVTEDEVEDIGSDMKTQSFTFPETQFIAVTAYQNTDITQLKIDHNPFAKGFRDNYDSMYTAPDNDRLTPSPTDSPRAHQIVPSARYSMQPLFQDQFVNNLPQHRFYNSERAVPQTNNLLSPQAEDGASQRWFVTSMQQGGNGTSTSSKLDLSPYEGEYSSSLLPYGIKSLSMQTSHALSYYPDSPFTTMSAGWGSRAAYQRKVTPGLPWSPRLSPTTCFPEESNKVKAQIEEEANGSGGLISWTEAQPSALSLDKTESYSSTCKRRRLSLHIASTEESPNDIKCEDLASAAPSSYSKEAPSSKSMAAYYSFYTNP
- the eomesb gene encoding eomesodermin homolog b isoform X1: MLGSEGESSTFSSTKEAADERCKSPAVEGDDPAAGSRYTEHGMGADRYYIPPTVSKQSPETPNPCSFIPYTPSGAVYSPSSAGRYPSSLHLGSVLPPAGFSTSTAARSHFSSAYQLGQGPGCIYQPYTGSGSALSNITLPTAGPGMRPQVYLCNRQLWLKFHRHQTEMIITKQGRRMFPFLSFNIAGLSLNSHYNVFVEVVLADPNHWRFQGGKWVTCGKADNSSQGSKKGNKVYIHPESPNTGAHWMRQEISFSKLKLTNNKGNLHSTSQMIVLQSLHKYQPRLHIVEVTEDEVEDIGSDMKTQSFTFPETQFIAVTAYQNTDITQLKIDHNPFAKGFRDNYDSMYTAPDNDRLTPSPTDSPRAHQIVPSARYSMQPLFQDQFVNNLPQHRFYNSERAVPQTNNLLSPQAEDGASQRWFVTSMQQGGNGTSTSSKLDLSPYEGEYSSSLLPYGIKSLSMQTSHALSYYPDSPFTTMSAGWGSRAAYQRKVTPGLPWSPRLSPTTCFPEESNKVKAQIEEEANGSGGLISWTEAQPSALSLDKTESYSSTCKRRRLSLHIASTEESPNDIKCEDLASAAPSSYSKEAPSSKSMAAYYSFYTNP